From Ignisphaera aggregans DSM 17230, the proteins below share one genomic window:
- a CDS encoding histidyl-tRNA synthetase (COGs: COG0124 Histidyl-tRNA synthetase~InterPro IPR002314:IPR004154:IPR006195:IPR015807~KEGG: sai:Saci_0663 histidyl-tRNA synthetase~PFAM: tRNA synthetase class II (G H P and S); Anticodon-binding domain protein~PRIAM: Histidine--tRNA ligase~SPTR: Q4JAY2 Histidyl-tRNA synthetase~TIGRFAM: histidyl-tRNA synthetase~PFAM: Anticodon binding domain; tRNA synthetase class II core domain (G, H, P, S and T)~TIGRFAM: histidyl-tRNA synthetase) — MKELIEPLRGFRDYIPPDSDIITWICDSFKIIVKRFGYKEIKTPTLENFKLFALKSGEEIRESMFVFKDKAEREVALRPEVTPSVIRVYLRELRNIPKPLRLFYIANVFRYDEPQFGRYREFTQAGVEILGADGLNYDVELIEILEEFYDSIGIKERMYKVNNVAIFRELAKRARLNEDEIERMFHFLDKGRFNDVINIFKEKGAVKEAQVIEYLYRERQRDITAIINMLEGYNEYKEIQKHVETLMRYIDMGKAIGAKIYVDPAFARGIAYYTGIIFEVMVPNMSISIAGGGRYDNLTTVYGGEELSSTGFAIGVERTFLALRNNIEIDLGYPKTLVLLLSNDIEGFTKMYNVVKMLRRQGISIQFEVLESAQRLSRWLEYASKQGFNYVIIVGRKEMEKNVVVIRDMKKWTQEEVPLDMLREFLVKK, encoded by the coding sequence ATGAAGGAACTTATCGAGCCATTAAGAGGATTTAGGGACTATATACCTCCAGATAGCGATATAATTACATGGATATGTGATAGCTTTAAGATTATCGTTAAGAGATTTGGCTATAAGGAGATTAAGACACCCACATTAGAGAATTTCAAGCTGTTTGCCCTTAAATCTGGTGAAGAGATTAGAGAATCTATGTTTGTATTCAAGGATAAGGCAGAAAGGGAAGTAGCTTTAAGGCCTGAGGTTACACCGAGTGTTATTAGGGTATATCTAAGAGAACTGAGAAATATCCCTAAGCCATTAAGATTGTTCTACATAGCTAATGTATTTAGATACGATGAACCACAGTTTGGAAGATATAGAGAGTTTACGCAAGCTGGGGTAGAAATTCTTGGAGCTGATGGACTTAACTATGATGTTGAGCTTATAGAGATACTTGAGGAATTCTATGATTCTATAGGTATTAAAGAAAGGATGTATAAGGTTAATAATGTAGCTATATTTAGAGAGCTTGCAAAAAGGGCAAGACTTAATGAAGATGAGATAGAGAGGATGTTTCATTTTCTAGATAAGGGAAGGTTTAACGATGTTATAAATATATTTAAGGAGAAAGGAGCTGTGAAAGAGGCACAGGTTATAGAGTATCTATATAGAGAGAGACAAAGAGATATCACAGCTATTATCAATATGCTAGAGGGATACAATGAATACAAAGAGATTCAAAAACATGTAGAAACATTGATGAGGTATATAGATATGGGTAAAGCAATAGGAGCTAAAATATATGTAGATCCTGCTTTTGCCCGTGGAATAGCATACTATACAGGGATAATATTTGAGGTTATGGTTCCAAATATGTCTATAAGTATAGCTGGTGGTGGTAGATATGACAATCTAACAACAGTATATGGTGGAGAAGAACTTAGTTCTACAGGTTTTGCTATAGGTGTTGAAAGAACATTTCTAGCTCTTAGAAATAATATAGAGATAGATCTTGGCTATCCAAAAACATTAGTACTACTTTTATCGAATGATATAGAGGGTTTTACTAAGATGTATAACGTTGTTAAGATGTTGAGAAGGCAGGGAATTTCAATACAATTTGAAGTCTTAGAATCTGCACAGAGATTGAGTAGATGGCTAGAATATGCGTCTAAGCAAGGATTTAATTATGTTATTATAGTTGGTAGAAAAGAGATGGAGAAAAATGTAGTAGTTATAAGGGATATGAAGAAATGGACTCAGGAGGAAGTACCCTTAGATATGTTAAGAGAATTCCTGGTGAAAAAATGA
- a CDS encoding DNA topoisomerase (ATP-hydrolyzing) (COGs: COG1697 DNA topoisomerase VI subunit A~InterPro IPR002815:IPR004085:IPR013049~KEGG: hbu:Hbut_0961 DNA topoisomerase VI subunit A~PFAM: Spo11/DNA topoisomerase VI subunit A domain~PRIAM: DNA topoisomerase (ATP-hydrolyzing)~SPTR: A2BLE8 Type 2 DNA topoisomerase 6 subunit A~PFAM: Type IIB DNA topoisomerase) has translation MSEIEKKLMSSVDIRARQIAANKLRESFEKIIEAIMKGEEPVLVIPKRTLSNTIYDRERGLLLLGSGTFERSFLDVKEARKFMQTILMARIIYEALVNNEYPTIRDLYYRGKHSIRYRDHRNNIVEENTWDEQKESDAVLRDIEVYVNLLREEMLILSKEKGKVVGDMRIKSGDDIIDLSKMGHGAYAIESTPDLIEFIDVNAEFVLVVEKDAVFQQLHRAGFWKRYKAILVTSAGQPDRATRRFVRRLNEELKLPVYILTDADPYGWYIYSVFRIGSITLSYESERLATPSAKFLGVSMSDIFGDKTTGKKPYLTESERKNFIIKAKKTDIKRAQELLNYEWFKTEKWTREINMFLEKQSKLEIEALTGKGLYFLMDNYIPTKIETKDFIE, from the coding sequence ATGAGTGAAATAGAGAAAAAGCTAATGTCGTCAGTGGATATAAGGGCAAGGCAAATAGCTGCAAATAAGCTTAGGGAATCTTTTGAAAAGATTATTGAAGCTATAATGAAAGGAGAAGAACCTGTACTGGTAATACCTAAGAGAACATTATCAAATACTATATATGATAGGGAGAGGGGTCTACTACTTTTAGGATCTGGCACATTTGAGAGAAGCTTCCTTGATGTTAAGGAAGCAAGAAAGTTTATGCAAACAATATTAATGGCTAGGATAATATATGAGGCTTTAGTAAACAATGAGTATCCAACGATAAGAGATCTATACTATAGAGGTAAGCATAGTATAAGGTATAGAGATCATAGAAATAATATTGTCGAGGAGAATACATGGGATGAACAGAAGGAGAGTGATGCTGTTCTCAGGGATATAGAGGTTTATGTAAATCTTCTTAGAGAAGAGATGCTTATATTGAGTAAGGAGAAGGGGAAGGTTGTAGGTGATATGAGGATAAAATCGGGTGATGATATTATCGACCTGAGTAAAATGGGGCATGGAGCCTATGCTATAGAATCTACACCAGATCTCATAGAATTCATAGATGTTAATGCAGAATTTGTATTAGTTGTAGAGAAGGATGCTGTATTTCAACAGCTTCATAGGGCAGGCTTCTGGAAGAGGTATAAGGCTATTCTTGTAACAAGTGCTGGACAACCAGATAGAGCTACGAGAAGATTTGTTAGAAGACTTAATGAGGAGTTAAAACTTCCGGTGTATATATTAACGGATGCAGATCCCTATGGATGGTATATATATAGTGTTTTTAGGATAGGATCAATAACATTATCATATGAATCCGAAAGATTGGCAACGCCAAGTGCTAAGTTTCTCGGTGTTAGTATGAGTGATATATTTGGTGATAAGACTACAGGTAAGAAGCCTTATCTTACTGAGTCGGAGAGGAAGAATTTCATAATTAAAGCGAAGAAGACTGATATAAAGAGAGCACAGGAGCTTTTAAACTATGAATGGTTTAAGACCGAGAAATGGACTAGAGAGATAAACATGTTCTTAGAGAAACAAAGCAAATTAGAGATAGAAGCTCTAACAGGAAAGGGTCTCTACTTCCTTATGGATAACTATATACCTACAAAAATAGAGACTAAAGACTTTATAGAGTAG
- a CDS encoding deoxyhypusine synthase (COGs: COG1899 Deoxyhypusine synthase~InterPro IPR002773~KEGG: hbu:Hbut_0040 putative deoxyhypusine synthase~PFAM: deoxyhypusine synthase~PRIAM: Deoxyhypusine synthase~SPTR: A2BIV7 Deoxyhypusine synthase~PFAM: Deoxyhypusine synthase~TIGRFAM: deoxyhypusine synthase), with the protein MMESVKDVKLYRGMDIEKLIEIYKDIHGFMASHLYEAIEIVREIKKSCDVRIISFTGNIVSTGVRGIIAQLLKEKIFNVVITTCGTLDHDIARSYGGRYLKGFFDANDIELHREGIHRLGNIFIPIDSYGPIIESVVRKVLQELLDTYGKDISWGIREIISEIGKRIDDENSILRSAYMSNIPIYVPGFLDGAFGTALYMFTQFNPIKIDVFKDQKELSDIVFGAKCIGALILGGGISKHHTLWWAQFHGGLDYAVYVTTATEWDGSLSGARPREAISWGKIKEVARNVVVYADVTLVLPLIAYAALYM; encoded by the coding sequence ATGATGGAGAGCGTAAAGGATGTAAAACTCTATAGGGGTATGGACATAGAGAAGCTTATAGAGATCTATAAGGATATCCATGGCTTTATGGCATCCCATCTATATGAAGCTATTGAGATAGTGAGAGAGATAAAAAAATCTTGTGATGTGAGAATAATTTCATTTACAGGTAATATAGTCTCTACAGGTGTTAGAGGTATTATAGCTCAGTTACTCAAGGAAAAGATATTCAATGTTGTTATAACGACATGCGGCACTCTTGATCATGATATTGCTAGAAGTTATGGAGGTAGATATCTGAAGGGATTTTTCGATGCTAATGATATTGAACTTCATAGGGAGGGTATTCATAGGCTTGGAAATATATTTATTCCTATAGATAGTTATGGACCTATAATAGAGAGTGTTGTTAGGAAGGTTCTCCAAGAGCTCTTGGATACTTATGGAAAGGATATATCGTGGGGTATTAGAGAGATAATATCTGAAATTGGCAAAAGAATAGATGATGAAAACTCTATACTTAGATCCGCATATATGTCTAATATACCAATATATGTTCCAGGGTTTCTAGATGGAGCTTTTGGTACAGCATTGTATATGTTTACACAGTTCAATCCTATAAAGATAGATGTATTCAAGGATCAGAAAGAACTTTCAGATATAGTATTTGGAGCTAAGTGTATAGGTGCTTTAATTCTTGGTGGAGGAATAAGTAAGCATCATACGCTTTGGTGGGCGCAATTTCATGGGGGGTTAGACTATGCTGTATATGTTACAACAGCTACAGAGTGGGATGGATCACTAAGTGGTGCAAGACCTAGAGAGGCTATTAGTTGGGGTAAGATTAAGGAGGTAGCTAGGAATGTTGTTGTATATGCTGATGTAACACTTGTTTTACCGCTAATAGCATATGCAGCTCTATATATGTAG
- a CDS encoding DNA topoisomerase VI, B subunit (COGs: COG1389 DNA topoisomerase VI subunit B~InterPro IPR015320:IPR003594:IPR005734~KEGG: hbu:Hbut_0960 DNA topoisomerase VI subunit B~PFAM: DNA topoisomerase VI subunit B transducer; ATP-binding region ATPase domain protein~PRIAM: DNA topoisomerase (ATP-hydrolyzing)~SMART: ATP-binding region ATPase domain protein~SPTR: A2BLE7 Type II DNA topoisomerase VI subunit B~TIGRFAM: DNA topoisomerase VI, B subunit~PFAM: Topoisomerase VI B subunit, transducer; Histidine kinase-, DNA gyrase B-, and HSP90-like ATPase; Fibronectin-binding protein A N-terminus (FbpA)~TIGRFAM: DNA topoisomerase VI, B subunit) → MSATAEKFRSISPAEFFYRNKEIAGFANPARALYQAVRELVENALDATDAHGILPNIEVSIERDSVKQYVYRISVKDNGIGIPEKYIPEAFGKVLFSSKYVLRQTRGLFGLGAKMVILYGQMTVGEPAEIISAAINSRRIYSYRIMIDVRENKPIIVSKGVWPNNTGWHGTMVKVAIEGDWSRAKQKILDYIKRTAIVTPYANIVFKTPDGEIYTYLRVTETIPPPPRETKPHPHGVDLELIKTMISETKAQRLIDFISEEFQGVGNVIAERFLTKYGFDPSKDPKTLSKEELELLVKALKEFNEFRKPRADHLSPIGAELIKIGLNSILKPEFVDAVTRKPVVYEGHSIIVEVGIAYGGSIQPSEEVVLLRYANKIPLLYDEKSDVAWKVVSENIDWSYYGIVFPAPLAILVHICGTKIPYKGVGKESIAEVPVIEKEIEEGVRQVARSLKLYLARKQKEEEMMRKAVTIIKYVPEVARNLAVLSKANPVRIDEKELEMKIFELVKHKYGEYLNNISSPYDIVIGIE, encoded by the coding sequence ATGAGTGCAACGGCTGAGAAGTTCAGGAGTATTAGTCCGGCAGAGTTTTTCTATAGAAATAAGGAGATAGCTGGATTTGCAAATCCTGCAAGAGCTCTATACCAAGCTGTAAGAGAGCTTGTGGAGAATGCATTAGATGCTACAGATGCTCATGGAATACTGCCAAATATTGAGGTAAGTATTGAGAGGGATTCAGTAAAGCAGTATGTATATAGAATATCTGTAAAAGATAATGGCATAGGTATACCTGAGAAATATATTCCTGAGGCATTTGGAAAAGTATTATTCAGTTCTAAGTATGTACTTAGACAAACTAGAGGATTATTTGGTCTAGGAGCAAAGATGGTTATATTGTATGGCCAGATGACTGTGGGTGAACCAGCGGAGATAATTTCTGCCGCAATAAACTCTAGGAGGATATACTCATATAGAATAATGATAGATGTTAGAGAAAATAAACCTATAATAGTTTCAAAAGGTGTATGGCCTAATAATACGGGATGGCATGGCACTATGGTTAAGGTTGCTATTGAGGGAGATTGGAGTAGGGCTAAGCAAAAGATCTTAGACTATATAAAGAGAACAGCAATCGTAACTCCATATGCTAATATAGTGTTTAAAACACCTGATGGTGAAATATATACATATTTAAGGGTTACAGAAACTATACCACCTCCACCAAGAGAAACAAAACCTCATCCTCATGGAGTTGATCTAGAACTCATAAAGACCATGATAAGCGAAACAAAAGCTCAAAGACTTATAGACTTTATATCTGAGGAGTTTCAAGGCGTTGGAAATGTCATTGCAGAAAGATTTTTAACAAAATATGGTTTTGATCCATCTAAGGATCCAAAGACACTTTCTAAAGAGGAGCTCGAGCTCTTGGTAAAGGCTTTAAAAGAGTTCAACGAATTTAGAAAGCCTAGAGCAGATCACTTATCTCCGATAGGTGCAGAGCTCATAAAGATAGGCTTGAATAGCATTCTAAAGCCGGAGTTTGTTGATGCAGTTACAAGAAAACCTGTAGTATATGAAGGACATTCAATAATTGTTGAGGTAGGTATAGCATATGGTGGTTCTATACAGCCTAGCGAAGAGGTGGTACTTCTTAGATATGCTAATAAGATTCCTCTTCTATATGACGAGAAAAGCGATGTTGCTTGGAAAGTAGTTTCAGAGAATATAGATTGGAGTTATTATGGTATAGTATTTCCTGCACCACTAGCTATATTGGTGCATATTTGTGGAACAAAAATACCCTATAAAGGTGTTGGTAAGGAGAGTATTGCTGAGGTTCCTGTGATAGAGAAGGAGATTGAGGAAGGTGTTAGACAGGTTGCAAGATCATTAAAGCTATATTTAGCTAGGAAACAAAAGGAGGAGGAGATGATGAGAAAGGCAGTAACAATAATTAAATATGTACCAGAGGTAGCAAGAAATCTAGCAGTATTATCTAAGGCTAACCCTGTAAGAATTGATGAGAAAGAATTAGAGATGAAAATATTTGAATTGGTTAAGCATAAGTATGGTGAATATCTCAACAACATATCTTCTCCATATGATATTGTAATAGGAATTGAATAG